CCCGTTCGACGCCCGCAATCCCGGCCGCCCTTGGGTCGGCACGGTGCAGGCAGACATCGGCGGTGTGGGCCAGTTCTTCTTTGGCGGAGGCGGCGGCGCCGGTCCCAGCTTTTTGCCGGCGGAGAAGATCGACTGGATCGAGAAGGGCGTGGTGAAGAATCTTTCCTACACTCGGTACTGGGCGGAAAAGAAAGATGCGAAGCCAACGCCTTTGCCCTCGGCCAACCTGGTGATGGAGGGAGACGACCACTCCGTCGAAGATCTGGTCCGCTCCACCGAGCGCGGCCTGCTGGTGACCCACTTCTGGTACATACGCTACGTCAACCAGCAGACGGTGCAGGTCACGGGACTGACCCGCGACGGCCTGTTCTGGATCGAGAACGGCAAGATCACGCACCCGGTGATGAACTTCCGCTTCAATGAAAGCCCGGCCAAGGTTCTAGCCAACGTGGAGATGCTGGGCCGCGCCGAGCTTTCGGATGGCCGCATCGTACCCGCCATGAAGGTGCGGGACTTCACGTTCTCGAGCGTGTCGGACGCTGTCTAGCGCTTCAGTAGATCTGATACGCCGGCGCCGGGTTCCGCACGTTCGGCTTCTGCGCCACCAATAGCAGCGCCCCGATGCGCTTGAACTCGCGCAATTCCTCGGCGTTCTTGAACCACTTGCCGCTGTATTCGTCGGGCGTGGGCGTGTCGTCGGGAATGCGAACCGCCTGCACATCCTCGAAAGCGTTGCGCTTCAGCAACTCGACGTACTCCGCTTCCGAGCGCGCGTGCACCGGAACCTTGAGCTCCTCCACCCAGCGCAGCGTGTAGGGGTTGTCCTTGTACAGGTTGATGAGGATGTAGAGTCGCGCGCGCGGCGCCATCACGCGGAACACTTCCGCCAGCGCACGCTCCTGGTCGGGGTAGTAATAGAAGGACTCGACCGAGAGCACCTTGTCGAAAAAGTTTTCCTCCCAGGGAATCTGCTCGGCCGAGCCCCACAGGAACATGATGTTCTCGAACTCGCGCGAGGCGGCGCGGGCGCGGCGGATCATCTCGTCGGAGATGTCGAGTCCGACAACCTGGCCGTGTCCCTGCGGCCCCTCACACACCAGCCGCGCCAGGATGCGGGTAGCCCAGCCCACGCCGCAACCCAGGTCGAGGACGCGCTCGCCGGGACGCAGCTCCATGAGCCGCAGGGTCTTTTCAGTGATGTCGAGATGGTGTTTCTCCATCTCCTCCCCGCGGCCCTGCTCGGCCCAGCGATTGAATTCCTGCTGCAGGATCTGGTCGGGATTCATTCGGGATGAGCGCTCCTCGCTTCTATGCTACATTTGCCGGTCGCAATGGCTCCAGTCCCCGAACCTCAGCCTGAACCGCTCTACTGCCCGCAATGCAGCCGTGAGGTCGTGGACCCGCTCACTTGTGGCGATTGCTCGGCAGTGATTTGCCGCCAGTGCGGCACGCCCCTGGAGCAGGCTGACGAACTGGGAATCGGGTGACCTGAGTCCATCATGTCCACTTCCTCCGCCCCCCAGGCTGCCGCCCAGCCCGCACATGTTCGCGCTCCCCGAGGCTTGCTTCAGGTGCTGGGTGTGGGCTTCGGGCTGGCGGTCATCATCGGCAACACCATCGGCGCCGGCATCCTGCGCACGCCGGGCGAGGTCGCCGCGCAGTTACCCAGCGTTTGGATCTTCCTCGGCGTGTGGGTGGTGGGCGGCTTGTACGCCCTGCTGGGAGCCTTCTCCATCTCCGAACTGAGCGCCATGACGCCACGCTCCGGCGGCTACTACGTCTTTACCCGCCGGGCGCTGGGAGAATTTCCCGGCTTCGCCGTCGGCTGGACGGATTGGCTGGCGCAGTGCGGCACGACCGCTGCCGTCTCCATCGTGATCGGCGAGTACAGCGACGTATTGCTGCGTCGCCACTTGCCGCAATACCCCGTCCTGTTCGGCCGGGAGATCCCCATCGCCATCACCGTCACCATCGGCATGGCGTTGCTGCAGTGGCGGGGCATCCGCTGGGGCAGCCTGATCCAGAACATCACCAGCGCCGCCAAGGCTTTGGGATTCTTGGGGCTGGTGATGGCCATCTTCGCGCTGGCGCCGCAGACGCCGGAAGTCGCACCGACTCCTCTGCCGACCGGCCTTCCGCTGCTGGTAGCGCTGGTCCTGGCGGCGCAGGCCGTCATCTACACCTATGACGGCTGGTACGGCGCCATCTATTTTGGGGAAGAGCTACGCGACCCTGCCCGCGACGCCCCGCGCTCCACCCTCTGGGGCGTGCTCTCGTTAATGGCCATTTACGTACTGGTGAACGCGGCGCTGGTGTACACGCTTCCCATGAGCGCCATCGCCAAGGACAAGCTGGCGCTGGGAACGGCGGCCGCGACCATCTTCGGCGAGTGGACCATCACCGTCATCAGCGCGCTGATGATCGTCTCCATGCTGAGCGGCATCAACGCCTACCACCTCATGGCCAGCCGCATCACCTTCGCCATGAGCCGCGACGGCCTGTTGCCGCCGGTGGTGGCGCGCGTGAATCCCGGCGGCACACCGACTACGGCGCTGTTACTGAGCACGGTGGGCAGCGTAGGTCTCACTCTTTTGCCGCTCCTGCGCGTGGGTGAGAAGCGTCCCTTCGAGGACGTGCTGGCC
The DNA window shown above is from Terriglobales bacterium and carries:
- a CDS encoding APC family permease, translated to MSTSSAPQAAAQPAHVRAPRGLLQVLGVGFGLAVIIGNTIGAGILRTPGEVAAQLPSVWIFLGVWVVGGLYALLGAFSISELSAMTPRSGGYYVFTRRALGEFPGFAVGWTDWLAQCGTTAAVSIVIGEYSDVLLRRHLPQYPVLFGREIPIAITVTIGMALLQWRGIRWGSLIQNITSAAKALGFLGLVMAIFALAPQTPEVAPTPLPTGLPLLVALVLAAQAVIYTYDGWYGAIYFGEELRDPARDAPRSTLWGVLSLMAIYVLVNAALVYTLPMSAIAKDKLALGTAAATIFGEWTITVISALMIVSMLSGINAYHLMASRITFAMSRDGLLPPVVARVNPGGTPTTALLLSTVGSVGLTLLPLLRVGEKRPFEDVLAVTTFFFVTDYFLAYLAVFLLRRREPDAPRPYRAWGYPWTTALALAGSLAFLAGALAGDTRNSFYALAVLAGCYPVYLVQRYLRRRD
- a CDS encoding methyltransferase domain-containing protein, whose translation is MNPDQILQQEFNRWAEQGRGEEMEKHHLDITEKTLRLMELRPGERVLDLGCGVGWATRILARLVCEGPQGHGQVVGLDISDEMIRRARAASREFENIMFLWGSAEQIPWEENFFDKVLSVESFYYYPDQERALAEVFRVMAPRARLYILINLYKDNPYTLRWVEELKVPVHARSEAEYVELLKRNAFEDVQAVRIPDDTPTPDEYSGKWFKNAEELREFKRIGALLLVAQKPNVRNPAPAYQIY